In Paludisphaera rhizosphaerae, a single window of DNA contains:
- a CDS encoding PhzF family phenazine biosynthesis protein, with amino-acid sequence MNETAVTTVDAFTDRPFAGNPAAVCVLDAPAPEHWMQLVAREMNLSETAFLSPIAGGPRWRLRWFTPMVEVDLCGHATIAASHVLWEDGRLALDATAEFETRSGLLAARRVDDWIELDFPAKPIERPVDDPAELAVIAEALGSPIVSAGRSRFDMLVEFANEETVRKLAPDYGRIKAIPVRGVIATARSSDPSFDFVSRFFAPAVGIDEDPVCGSAHCCSGPFWAERLGRKALQARQVSPRGGVIRVRLEGDRVAIAGKAVTTVRARLQGGAGL; translated from the coding sequence TTGAACGAGACCGCCGTCACCACCGTCGACGCCTTCACCGATCGTCCGTTCGCCGGCAACCCGGCCGCCGTCTGCGTGCTCGACGCCCCCGCCCCCGAGCACTGGATGCAGCTTGTAGCCCGGGAGATGAACCTCTCCGAGACGGCTTTTCTCAGCCCGATCGCCGGCGGTCCGCGGTGGCGGCTGCGGTGGTTCACGCCGATGGTCGAGGTCGACCTCTGCGGCCACGCGACGATCGCCGCATCCCACGTCCTCTGGGAGGACGGTCGACTGGCCCTCGACGCGACGGCCGAGTTCGAGACCCGCAGCGGGTTGCTGGCCGCTCGCCGGGTTGACGACTGGATCGAGCTGGATTTCCCGGCCAAGCCGATCGAACGCCCGGTGGACGACCCGGCCGAGTTGGCCGTGATCGCCGAGGCGCTGGGAAGCCCGATCGTCTCGGCCGGTCGGAGCCGGTTCGACATGCTCGTCGAGTTCGCGAACGAGGAGACCGTCCGCAAGCTGGCCCCAGACTACGGCCGAATCAAGGCGATCCCGGTCCGCGGCGTGATCGCGACGGCGCGCTCGTCCGACCCGTCCTTCGACTTCGTCTCGCGGTTCTTCGCGCCGGCCGTCGGGATCGACGAGGATCCGGTCTGCGGCTCAGCGCACTGCTGCTCCGGCCCGTTCTGGGCCGAGCGCCTGGGCCGCAAGGCGCTCCAGGCCCGCCAGGTCTCGCCCCGCGGCGGCGTCATCCGCGTCCGCCTCGAGGGCGACCGCGTCGCCATCGCCGGCAAGGCTGTGACCACCGTCCGGGCCCGGCTGCAAG
- a CDS encoding ABC transporter permease subunit, whose translation MKPFWTLVRKNLHDARWSLFLSSTALFALGWLLVHVASLQESRIRQAMTDGKGFNWVRQLGLEADPPSIQIMMAFWNHPFIILMIVMFAIGRGANAVSAEIERGTLDMVMSRPVSRSSYLASQVLTTIVGLLAIAGSLAVGAYAATFYNFLKTPPSAWLLAKPAFNLAALAFPMYGYTLLFSSADIVRWRPMTAGSVLTLAGFIARVIAVIPVFKDSPWRPWAEHASLFTLYNPVDAVTAEAANYNHDVAILLALGSACIALAFLVFATRDLPANA comes from the coding sequence ATGAAACCGTTCTGGACCCTGGTCCGCAAAAACCTGCACGACGCGCGTTGGAGCCTGTTCCTCTCGTCGACGGCGTTGTTCGCGCTGGGGTGGCTGCTGGTCCACGTGGCGTCGCTCCAGGAGTCGAGGATCCGCCAGGCCATGACCGACGGCAAGGGGTTCAACTGGGTCCGCCAGCTCGGCCTGGAAGCGGACCCTCCGTCGATCCAGATCATGATGGCCTTCTGGAACCATCCGTTCATCATCCTGATGATCGTGATGTTCGCCATCGGCCGAGGGGCGAACGCGGTCTCCGCCGAGATCGAGCGCGGGACGCTGGACATGGTGATGTCGCGGCCCGTCTCGCGGTCGTCGTACCTGGCCTCGCAGGTGCTGACGACGATCGTCGGCCTGCTGGCGATCGCAGGGTCGCTGGCCGTAGGCGCTTACGCGGCGACGTTTTACAACTTCCTGAAGACTCCGCCGAGCGCCTGGCTGCTGGCGAAGCCGGCGTTCAATCTGGCGGCCCTGGCGTTCCCGATGTACGGCTACACGCTGCTCTTTTCCTCGGCCGACATCGTCCGTTGGCGGCCGATGACGGCGGGGTCTGTGCTGACGCTGGCGGGGTTCATCGCGCGAGTGATCGCGGTAATCCCGGTGTTCAAGGACTCGCCCTGGCGGCCCTGGGCCGAACATGCGTCGTTGTTCACCCTCTATAATCCGGTGGACGCCGTCACGGCGGAAGCCGCGAATTACAACCACGACGTGGCGATCCTGCTAGCCTTGGGCTCGGCGTGCATCGCCCTGGCGTTCCTGGTGTTCGCGACCCGCGACCTCCCGGCCAACGCCTGA
- a CDS encoding ABC transporter ATP-binding protein, translating into MQPQSLIVSNGLTKAYGPTYALRDLSLEIRQGEVYGLLGPNGSGKTTTIRLWLGLMRPTSGRATIFGFDCWQSGLQVRRLVSYLPGELRMPGSLSGLGVLKFLSGLRDGEGLDRAAAIAEKVMKLDLRRKVRKYSTGMKQKLALAQAFADPVDVLILDEPTSALDPSARLDVLNLVREARAQGQTVVFSGHVLSEVEAICDRVAILRRGRLVHVEDMHARRRLRMLLIRFADGRTPSVFPEELGLSIRKTEGPALLLEHRGELGPLLQWLGTVPVEDLAIGTEDLHSLYNEYHGAEAVDEDAA; encoded by the coding sequence ATGCAACCACAGTCGCTCATTGTCTCGAACGGCCTAACAAAGGCATACGGGCCGACTTACGCCCTCCGAGACCTCAGCCTGGAGATCCGCCAGGGGGAGGTTTATGGGCTGCTCGGACCCAACGGTTCGGGCAAGACGACGACGATCCGACTCTGGCTCGGATTGATGCGGCCGACGTCCGGTCGCGCCACGATTTTCGGTTTTGACTGCTGGCAGTCCGGGCTTCAGGTGCGGCGGTTGGTCTCGTATCTCCCCGGCGAGTTGCGGATGCCCGGCTCGCTGTCGGGGCTGGGGGTCCTGAAGTTCCTCAGCGGCCTCCGCGACGGCGAAGGGCTCGACCGGGCCGCGGCCATCGCCGAGAAGGTGATGAAGCTGGATCTCCGGCGGAAGGTCCGCAAGTACTCCACCGGCATGAAGCAGAAGCTGGCCCTGGCCCAGGCGTTCGCCGATCCGGTCGACGTCCTGATCCTGGACGAGCCGACCTCGGCGCTTGACCCCTCGGCGCGGTTGGACGTGCTGAATCTCGTGCGTGAAGCGCGGGCCCAGGGGCAGACGGTCGTCTTCTCAGGCCACGTCCTCTCCGAGGTGGAGGCGATCTGCGACCGAGTGGCGATCCTCCGTCGCGGCCGGCTGGTCCACGTCGAGGACATGCACGCCCGCCGCCGGCTGCGAATGCTCCTGATCCGGTTCGCCGATGGCCGAACCCCGTCGGTCTTCCCCGAGGAGCTGGGTCTGTCGATTCGAAAAACCGAAGGCCCGGCGCTCCTGCTGGAGCATCGCGGCGAACTGGGCCCTTTGCTGCAATGGCTGGGGACGGTCCCCGTGGAGGACCTGGCGATCGGAACCGAGGATCTGCACAGCCTTTATAACGAGTACCACGGCGCCGAAGCCGTCGACGAGGACGCGGCCTGA
- a CDS encoding YdjY domain-containing protein — MNSLILTTTLLSALGWQAPAEEPAEPPPVFKPEAGWKPLGRSLWLDPVSQPRRLILRARVVLREGPLEHLLCLRGTKEHEAVLATDAPPTLIHAGLLAAGLEPGGPVRFRPEFKPPHGPPIAVTLRWKNGDEIKQADARSWIRDEKTRKQLDVDWVFAGSTLYDDPVTKKTIYAAEEGDLITVANFASAILDLPIASSAEDANRTFVAFTEHIPPLGSEVQIIFSARPPKPKPTP, encoded by the coding sequence ATGAACAGCCTGATCCTCACCACGACGCTGCTGTCCGCACTGGGATGGCAGGCTCCCGCCGAAGAGCCGGCCGAGCCCCCTCCCGTCTTCAAGCCCGAAGCCGGCTGGAAACCCCTGGGCCGAAGCCTCTGGCTCGATCCCGTCTCCCAACCCCGTCGCCTGATCCTCCGCGCCCGGGTCGTTCTGCGTGAAGGCCCGCTGGAACATCTCCTGTGCCTCCGAGGCACCAAGGAGCATGAGGCCGTCCTCGCCACGGACGCTCCCCCCACCCTCATCCACGCCGGCCTCCTGGCCGCCGGACTTGAACCCGGCGGGCCCGTCCGCTTCCGACCGGAATTCAAACCGCCTCACGGCCCTCCGATCGCCGTGACCCTCCGCTGGAAAAACGGCGACGAGATCAAACAGGCCGACGCCCGATCCTGGATCCGAGACGAAAAGACCCGCAAGCAACTCGACGTCGACTGGGTCTTCGCCGGCAGCACCCTCTATGACGACCCCGTCACTAAAAAAACCATCTACGCCGCCGAGGAAGGCGACCTGATCACCGTCGCCAACTTCGCCTCGGCCATACTCGACCTCCCCATCGCCAGCTCCGCCGAGGACGCCAACCGCACCTTCGTCGCCTTCACAGAGCACATCCCACCGCTCGGCTCCGAGGTTCAGATCATCTTCAGCGCCCGTCCCCCAAAGCCGAAACCGACCCCCTGA
- a CDS encoding type II secretion system protein GspD, with protein sequence MRRLRTLTVIMILGAGGASTEGATLDDAVASPSSAARKPAPAPPVKYLEAGSRLFNSGQFDLAAKYLEAARMYRDQLEPEHQSLLDEYLRELSKVKGNAEPAAAPAAAPASASAPAPTPVASVAAASPASRTETASGDETDRKQKARWLLQESGEMMIKGDYDGAEAKIAEAEALNIKWGLFDSTPAKARQALVKARPKASAPAAVKTVAAPDHKTAKAKLAEARTALADRKFEVAEAIALEVKGWNLSYGMFEDNPDKVASAARALRKRDTIRSTSPREQASPGVYDVLVQESRQLMKAGKIAEAEAKARQAQRMNVVPALTADRAEAVLHEIAMVREKAEAPAAVAAAPTATEGPTADAVERQADALLSKGDQNAAAAKFAEAEQLRRVESGLTPLASATPRLDPHVQKSGAEDEQPALAPVEPTPAPAQAPSLELDPAPAPVAAAPAPVPAGPGVQELSQAQSLYEEGNYAAARQAAAKAKAAGASEEAEELSAQIGLAEQGGALSLYESALEAMRKGERDRAKTLLTEVASAGPVLDESLQAKVQELLKSLTTQQISDPAGRAVVNGGMDGASDVESIAAQKLNAEVGAKIAEARRLQEVDPDKALTIYDTTLKAVKASEVAPNLQKPMVRRLEVALELAKKDKQIFDEKMKEKGYKEEIERKRLRILEADSAKKARYKELFEKAQAAYSDQDFFKAEAYAKQAMEIDPTEVAAPMMVFKAKAERRYKTDMANKAAKEEGVVQLLEGVDAAAIADPEVQANGISYPKTFADLTKSRREMVKRLEHPKSAAVMSVEAKLRDPISVNFEKQPLSEALQFIGNYTGLNVALDPKAMVDEGLTSSTPVDLKLNNTQLKTVLKMILSPLGLSYTIEDNVLLVTNKQTAAQDTYFHTYYVGDLIKVKSKEAKEAYGSAFNPMTTTNFTPQGQSLTAPNVPIGGTPGGGVQIVDGQKPNIDDAAMSPLIQLITTSIAPGTWQVRDGDGRDVSTAYGLGGGFGGGGAGGDIDEGRPPGSITPFFLSISLIIRHTAEVHEQIADLLRQLRRLQDLQVSIEVRFITVSDSFFEQIGVDFDFAINSKSVGKHSTWAYQNNSVTNVITAPGGGTTTAGTTGGTTGGTTGGTTGGTTGGTTGGTLGGSSGGIGGAGLGGGGATSAGGTGGGTTGGGTTLTQNNAYLINPIRDYSNYYPGGQSPVVVGTAGGGLYNFSPTLQIPFQNTQGSLIAPFNSVAGAGASLGMAFLSDLEVYFFLTAAQGDVRNNILQAPKVTTFNGAAATIFNGELQYYVASLFPVLGPGSVAFQPQVAPLQNGVQLQVTPVVTADRRYVRLSLAPFFQVVNGFTSITVPAAVGGAGLGGASAAINGTIQLPNTTVTTVSTTVTVPDGGTVLLGGVKQLQEQRLEYGVPVLSKTPWIDRLFRNVGIGRTTNSLMLMVTPRIIILEEEEERLGIPSVAY encoded by the coding sequence TTGAGAAGGCTTAGAACGCTCACAGTCATCATGATCCTCGGTGCGGGGGGAGCGTCCACGGAAGGTGCGACCCTCGACGACGCGGTCGCTTCGCCGTCCTCGGCGGCCCGCAAGCCTGCACCGGCGCCGCCGGTGAAGTATCTGGAGGCCGGCTCGCGCCTCTTCAACAGCGGACAGTTCGACCTGGCCGCCAAGTATCTCGAAGCGGCTCGGATGTATCGCGACCAGCTCGAACCCGAGCATCAGTCGCTGCTGGACGAGTACCTGCGTGAATTGAGCAAGGTCAAGGGGAACGCCGAACCGGCCGCGGCTCCCGCCGCCGCCCCGGCTTCCGCTTCCGCCCCGGCGCCGACGCCGGTGGCGAGCGTCGCCGCCGCCTCGCCCGCCTCGCGGACGGAGACGGCCTCGGGCGACGAGACCGACCGGAAGCAGAAGGCCCGCTGGCTCCTCCAGGAGTCCGGCGAGATGATGATCAAGGGCGACTACGACGGAGCCGAGGCGAAGATCGCCGAGGCCGAGGCCCTGAACATCAAGTGGGGTCTGTTCGACTCCACGCCGGCCAAGGCCCGCCAGGCGCTCGTCAAGGCCCGCCCCAAGGCGTCCGCGCCCGCCGCGGTGAAGACCGTCGCCGCCCCCGACCATAAGACGGCCAAGGCCAAGCTGGCCGAAGCCCGCACCGCCCTGGCCGACCGCAAGTTCGAGGTCGCCGAGGCGATCGCCCTGGAGGTCAAGGGCTGGAACCTCTCCTACGGCATGTTCGAGGACAACCCGGACAAGGTGGCGTCCGCCGCTCGCGCCCTCCGCAAGCGCGACACCATCCGCTCCACGTCGCCTCGTGAGCAGGCCAGCCCGGGCGTCTACGACGTCCTGGTGCAGGAATCCCGCCAGCTCATGAAGGCCGGCAAGATCGCCGAGGCTGAGGCCAAGGCCCGCCAGGCCCAGCGGATGAACGTCGTGCCGGCCCTCACCGCCGACCGCGCCGAGGCCGTCCTGCACGAGATCGCCATGGTCCGCGAGAAGGCCGAGGCCCCGGCGGCTGTCGCCGCGGCCCCGACCGCGACCGAAGGCCCGACCGCCGACGCCGTCGAACGTCAGGCCGACGCTCTGCTCTCCAAGGGCGACCAGAACGCCGCTGCCGCCAAGTTCGCCGAAGCCGAGCAGCTCCGCCGCGTCGAGTCCGGCCTGACGCCCCTGGCGTCTGCGACCCCTCGGCTGGACCCCCACGTCCAGAAGAGCGGCGCCGAAGACGAGCAGCCGGCCCTGGCTCCGGTCGAACCGACCCCGGCCCCGGCTCAGGCTCCGAGCCTCGAACTCGACCCCGCCCCGGCTCCGGTCGCGGCGGCTCCGGCTCCGGTCCCGGCCGGCCCGGGCGTCCAGGAACTCTCCCAGGCCCAGTCGCTCTACGAAGAGGGGAACTACGCGGCCGCCCGTCAGGCCGCCGCCAAGGCCAAGGCCGCCGGCGCCAGCGAGGAAGCCGAGGAACTGTCCGCCCAGATCGGCCTGGCCGAGCAGGGGGGCGCCCTCAGCCTCTACGAGTCCGCTCTTGAAGCCATGCGGAAGGGCGAGCGGGATCGGGCCAAGACGCTGCTGACCGAGGTCGCCTCGGCCGGCCCCGTCCTCGATGAGAGCCTCCAGGCCAAGGTCCAGGAGCTGCTCAAGAGCCTGACCACCCAGCAGATCTCCGACCCCGCCGGCCGCGCCGTGGTCAACGGCGGCATGGACGGCGCCAGCGACGTCGAGTCGATCGCCGCTCAGAAGCTCAACGCTGAAGTCGGCGCCAAGATCGCCGAGGCTCGCCGCCTCCAGGAAGTCGACCCCGACAAGGCCCTGACCATCTACGACACCACCCTCAAGGCCGTGAAGGCCTCCGAGGTCGCCCCCAACCTTCAGAAGCCGATGGTCCGCCGTCTCGAAGTGGCCCTTGAGCTGGCCAAGAAGGACAAGCAGATCTTCGACGAGAAGATGAAGGAGAAGGGCTACAAGGAAGAGATCGAGCGGAAGCGGCTGCGGATCCTTGAAGCGGACTCCGCCAAGAAGGCCCGCTACAAGGAGCTGTTCGAGAAGGCCCAGGCCGCCTACAGCGACCAGGACTTCTTCAAGGCCGAGGCCTACGCCAAGCAGGCCATGGAGATCGACCCGACGGAAGTCGCCGCCCCGATGATGGTCTTCAAGGCCAAGGCGGAGCGTCGCTACAAGACCGACATGGCCAACAAGGCGGCCAAGGAAGAGGGCGTCGTCCAGCTCCTCGAGGGCGTCGACGCGGCCGCGATCGCCGACCCCGAGGTCCAGGCCAACGGCATCTCTTACCCCAAGACGTTCGCCGACCTGACCAAGAGCCGCCGCGAGATGGTCAAGCGGCTGGAGCACCCCAAGAGCGCGGCGGTGATGTCCGTCGAGGCCAAGCTCCGCGACCCGATCAGCGTCAACTTCGAGAAGCAGCCGCTGAGCGAGGCCCTGCAGTTCATCGGCAACTACACCGGCCTGAACGTCGCGCTCGACCCCAAGGCGATGGTCGACGAGGGTCTCACCTCGTCCACGCCCGTCGACCTGAAGTTGAACAACACCCAGCTCAAGACGGTCCTCAAGATGATCCTCAGCCCTCTGGGCCTGAGCTACACGATCGAGGACAACGTTCTGCTGGTGACCAACAAGCAGACGGCCGCCCAGGACACGTACTTCCACACGTACTACGTGGGCGACCTTATCAAGGTGAAGAGCAAGGAGGCCAAAGAGGCCTACGGCTCGGCCTTCAATCCGATGACCACGACCAACTTCACGCCCCAGGGTCAGTCGCTGACGGCCCCGAACGTGCCGATCGGTGGCACGCCGGGCGGCGGGGTGCAGATCGTCGACGGCCAGAAGCCGAACATCGACGACGCCGCGATGTCTCCGCTGATCCAGCTCATCACCACGTCGATCGCGCCGGGGACCTGGCAGGTCCGCGACGGCGACGGCCGGGACGTCTCCACGGCTTACGGCCTGGGCGGCGGCTTCGGCGGCGGCGGGGCGGGCGGCGACATCGACGAGGGTCGTCCCCCCGGCTCGATCACGCCGTTCTTCCTCAGCATCAGCCTGATCATCCGCCACACGGCCGAGGTGCATGAGCAGATCGCCGACCTGCTCCGCCAGCTCCGCCGGCTCCAGGACCTCCAGGTTTCCATCGAGGTCCGGTTCATCACGGTCTCCGACTCGTTCTTCGAGCAGATCGGCGTCGACTTCGACTTCGCCATCAACTCCAAGAGCGTCGGCAAGCACAGCACCTGGGCCTACCAGAACAACTCCGTGACGAACGTCATCACGGCGCCCGGCGGCGGCACCACCACCGCGGGGACGACGGGCGGCACCACCGGCGGCACCACCGGCGGCACCACCGGCGGCACCACCGGCGGCACCACCGGCGGCACCCTCGGCGGTAGCTCGGGCGGCATCGGCGGCGCCGGCCTCGGCGGCGGCGGCGCCACCTCGGCGGGCGGCACCGGCGGCGGAACCACCGGCGGCGGCACCACGCTGACGCAGAACAACGCCTACCTGATCAACCCGATCCGCGACTACTCCAACTACTACCCCGGCGGCCAGTCCCCGGTGGTGGTGGGTACTGCGGGCGGCGGTCTCTACAACTTCTCGCCGACCTTGCAGATCCCCTTCCAGAACACCCAGGGGAGCCTGATCGCCCCGTTCAACTCTGTCGCCGGGGCTGGCGCCTCGCTGGGCATGGCGTTCCTCAGCGACCTGGAAGTCTACTTCTTCCTCACGGCCGCTCAGGGCGACGTCCGTAACAACATCCTCCAGGCGCCCAAGGTGACCACCTTCAACGGCGCCGCCGCGACGATCTTCAACGGCGAGCTCCAGTATTACGTGGCCTCGCTGTTCCCGGTGCTCGGCCCCGGATCGGTGGCCTTCCAGCCGCAGGTCGCTCCGCTGCAAAACGGCGTGCAGCTCCAGGTCACCCCGGTCGTCACGGCTGACCGCCGCTACGTCCGACTGAGCCTGGCCCCGTTCTTCCAGGTCGTCAACGGCTTCACCTCGATCACCGTCCCGGCCGCGGTCGGCGGCGCCGGCCTCGGCGGCGCCTCGGCGGCCATCAACGGCACGATCCAGCTGCCGAACACGACCGTCACCACCGTCAGCACGACCGTCACCGTCCCCGACGGCGGCACGGTCCTCCTCGGCGGCGTCAAGCAGCTCCAGGAACAGCGTCTGGAGTACGGCGTCCCCGTCCTCTCCAAGACCCCCTGGATCGACCGCCTGTTCCGCAACGTCGGCATCGGCCGGACCACCAACAGCCTCATGTTGATGGTCACCCCGCGGATCATCATCCTTGAGGAAGAGGAGGAACGGCTCGGCATCCCCTCGGTCGCCTACTGA
- the pilM gene encoding type IV pilus assembly protein PilM: MAKIQSVWAIDIGQAALKALKLTPGADAEHVTAEAFDFIEYPKLLSQPDAEPEELVREALATFTDRNDVKGCKVAIAVPGQAGLVKFIKLPPVEKKRIPDIVKFEAKQQIPFDLNDVVWDYQQIGDEDEEAGDDEFTMAEVGLFAMKRDQIARAILPLTVAGIEVDIVQMAPIALYNYITYDQIKGSGSKDSVVVLDIGADNTDLIITDGARIWQRNVPIGGNHFTRALTKEMKLTFAKAEHLKRNATKAPDPRAIFTAMRGVFNDFASEINRSIGFYSSINRQAKIRKVVGLGNGFKLPGLQKFLQQNLNHEVEKVDVFQRLEGEEVKGAPQFQDNLASFAVAYGLGLQGVGKSALRTNLLPPEVERVRLIRAKKPWALAASALIMLGLSALFVLGDYRALAKVSTVQYNSAVDQASGVSKNGAQIKSGLDAAKGAWQAKYDEGKALIIDPSNKGMWPAFLKTISGYFPDPVADYGLKPNEPKDEYNIEKVTVHIDRIMPVWRTDLATEWFDDIQPIYKNLIHPYDAANPPSGEGWVVQLVGHHYNPYPNAEQLRLPITDPRRIDLGPYEFLVRRVLRKLNSPSLRLYGVNHVALAWMNIDKSWTSDKGANNNNLASRSVPLLDRAAPPADESGGGMGGEMGMMMGPGMMGSGMMSGKMGGMMGPGMMGGMEGGMMMGPGMMGSGMMGPGMGMPGGMDAEAKKKIRTLTRTDFLIQFVWQPPAPSEEDATKTPEELLEARKAQLQDIIGKMNEAEKAKAGSMTIPTEADVEKASSKQSDAIDTAISNALKAPAAKGAAPAAPGAAPGAPAGPAAPAAPGAPAAPGAAVPKS; this comes from the coding sequence ATGGCGAAGATCCAGTCCGTCTGGGCGATCGACATCGGCCAAGCCGCCCTCAAGGCGCTCAAGCTGACCCCCGGAGCGGACGCCGAGCACGTCACCGCCGAGGCGTTCGACTTCATTGAATATCCCAAGCTCCTCAGCCAGCCGGACGCTGAGCCCGAGGAGTTGGTGCGTGAGGCCCTCGCGACGTTCACCGATCGCAACGATGTGAAGGGATGCAAGGTCGCCATCGCCGTCCCCGGCCAGGCCGGCCTGGTGAAGTTCATCAAGCTCCCCCCCGTCGAGAAGAAGCGGATCCCCGACATCGTCAAGTTCGAGGCCAAGCAGCAGATCCCCTTCGACCTTAACGACGTCGTCTGGGACTACCAGCAGATCGGCGACGAGGACGAAGAAGCGGGCGACGACGAGTTCACCATGGCCGAGGTCGGCCTCTTCGCCATGAAGCGGGACCAGATCGCCCGCGCGATCTTGCCGCTGACGGTGGCCGGGATCGAGGTCGACATCGTCCAGATGGCGCCGATCGCCCTCTACAACTACATCACCTACGACCAGATCAAGGGGAGCGGGTCGAAGGATTCGGTCGTCGTCCTGGACATCGGGGCCGACAACACCGACCTGATCATCACCGACGGTGCCCGGATCTGGCAGCGCAACGTGCCGATCGGCGGCAACCACTTCACCCGGGCCCTGACGAAGGAGATGAAGCTCACCTTCGCCAAGGCCGAGCACCTGAAGCGGAACGCCACCAAGGCCCCCGACCCTCGGGCCATCTTCACGGCCATGCGCGGCGTGTTCAACGACTTCGCCAGCGAAATCAACCGCTCGATCGGCTTCTATTCGAGCATCAACCGCCAGGCCAAGATCCGCAAGGTGGTCGGCCTGGGCAACGGCTTCAAGCTGCCGGGCCTCCAGAAGTTCCTCCAGCAGAACCTCAACCACGAGGTCGAGAAGGTCGACGTCTTCCAGCGGCTGGAAGGCGAGGAAGTCAAGGGCGCCCCCCAGTTCCAGGACAACCTCGCCTCGTTCGCCGTGGCCTACGGCCTGGGGCTGCAAGGAGTGGGCAAGTCGGCCCTGCGGACCAACCTGCTGCCGCCCGAAGTTGAACGCGTCCGGTTGATCCGGGCCAAGAAGCCCTGGGCGCTGGCGGCCTCGGCCCTGATCATGCTGGGCCTCAGCGCCCTGTTCGTCCTGGGCGACTACCGGGCGCTCGCCAAGGTCTCGACGGTCCAGTACAACTCGGCCGTCGACCAGGCGAGCGGCGTCTCCAAGAACGGAGCCCAGATCAAGAGCGGCCTCGACGCCGCCAAGGGTGCCTGGCAGGCCAAGTACGACGAGGGCAAGGCGCTGATCATCGACCCCTCCAACAAGGGGATGTGGCCGGCCTTCCTCAAGACCATCAGCGGCTACTTCCCCGACCCCGTCGCCGACTACGGCCTGAAGCCCAACGAGCCCAAGGACGAGTACAACATCGAGAAGGTGACCGTCCATATCGACCGGATCATGCCGGTCTGGCGGACCGACCTGGCCACCGAGTGGTTCGACGACATCCAGCCGATCTACAAGAACCTCATCCACCCCTACGACGCTGCCAATCCTCCCAGCGGCGAGGGCTGGGTCGTTCAGCTCGTCGGCCACCACTACAACCCGTATCCGAACGCCGAGCAACTCCGCCTGCCGATCACCGACCCCCGGCGGATCGACCTGGGCCCCTACGAGTTCCTCGTCCGCAGGGTGCTCCGCAAACTCAACTCGCCGTCGCTGCGGCTCTACGGCGTCAACCACGTCGCACTGGCCTGGATGAACATCGACAAGAGCTGGACCAGCGACAAGGGCGCCAACAACAACAACCTGGCCAGCCGAAGCGTCCCGCTCCTCGACCGCGCCGCCCCGCCGGCTGATGAGTCCGGCGGCGGCATGGGGGGTGAGATGGGCATGATGATGGGGCCCGGCATGATGGGCTCCGGCATGATGAGCGGCAAGATGGGGGGCATGATGGGCCCCGGCATGATGGGCGGCATGGAAGGCGGGATGATGATGGGGCCCGGCATGATGGGCTCCGGCATGATGGGCCCCGGCATGGGGATGCCCGGTGGGATGGACGCCGAGGCCAAGAAGAAGATCCGCACCCTCACCCGTACGGACTTCCTGATCCAGTTCGTCTGGCAACCCCCGGCCCCCAGCGAGGAAGACGCGACCAAGACTCCCGAGGAACTCCTGGAAGCTCGCAAGGCCCAGCTTCAGGACATCATCGGCAAGATGAACGAGGCCGAGAAGGCGAAGGCCGGGTCCATGACGATCCCAACCGAGGCCGACGTCGAAAAGGCGTCGTCCAAGCAGTCCGACGCCATCGACACTGCCATCAGCAACGCTTTGAAAGCTCCGGCCGCCAAGGGAGCCGCCCCCGCAGCTCCTGGCGCCGCCCCCGGCGCACCGGCGGGCCCGGCCGCTCCGGCGGCTCCCGGAGCTCCGGCCGCCCCTGGAGCCGCCGTCCCCAAGTCATAA